One Panicum virgatum strain AP13 chromosome 3N, P.virgatum_v5, whole genome shotgun sequence DNA segment encodes these proteins:
- the LOC120665142 gene encoding thioredoxin H5-like: MGCCGSSAVDAEEHLDYSAGKVTIIPDLKCWERKLDEANELGQTVVVKFSATWCGPCRNAAPLFAELSLKHSDLVFLSIDVDELPELVTQFDVRATPTFIFMRDKKEIDKLVGGNQEDLQRKFDPYCQEK, from the exons ATGGGGTGCTGTGGAAGT AGTGCTGTAGATGCTGAGGAACATCTGGACTACAGCGCCGGGAAAGTGACTATCATACCAGATCTGAAGTGTTGGGAACGGAAATTGGACGAAGCGAATGAACTTGGGCAAACG GTTGTGGTAAAATTCAGCGCGACTTGGTGCGGACCGTGCAGGAATGCTGCTCCATTATTCGCCGAGCTCTCTTTGAAGCATTCTGATCTTGTTTTCTTGTCCATTGATGTAGACGAACTGCCG GAACTGGTCACCCAATTTGACGTACGAGCAACTCCAACGTTCATCTTCATGAGAGACAAGAAGGAGATCGACAAGCTGGTCGGGGGCAACCAGGAAGATCTCCAGAGGAAGTTCGATCCATACTGCCAGGAGAAATGA
- the LOC120665140 gene encoding MEIOTIC F-BOX protein MOF-like isoform X2, translating into MPPARRGKRGKKAPMESAESSIDDLPDGVLQHILGFLPAWDAVQTCVLARRWRDLWMFATGLRIIGNDDNNLEGLREFVDHLLLTRGIAPLETCELWFDGIADEFSDGYVIRVNLWFRHAIRCQVRVLRLLFTQQSQHFDLHVLHLISQHLIELELAGVQVKESFLNLSGCPALEQLAADDCDLSLVKRILSKSLKRLSITACVFSESFRTHIHTPSLVSLLLDDNWYNTPVLDSMPSLVDASIRVVDKSVDSCKDCDSGYCNSCNGIIDGNRHCILLEGLSKAKNLALVAESKTLIFRMDLKRCPTFSKLKTLLLSDYWCVALDLDAITCILKNSPLLEKLTLELCLKGSDHKMEMKGNYISVQETTAISEHLKIIVVKCDVVDEKVYKVLKLLSTFNIRFSFSFE; encoded by the exons ATGCCTCCGGCGAGAAGAGGGAAAAGGGGCAAGAAAGCGCCGATGGAGAGCGCAGAAAGCAGCATAGACGACTTGCCGGACGGCGTCCTCCAGCACATCCTGGGGTTCCTGCCGGCGTGGGATGCCGTGCAGACGTGCGTGCTCGCCCGGCGCTGGCGCGACCTCTGGATGTTCGCGACAGGCCTGCGCATCATCGGTAATGACGACAACAATCTAGAGGGGCTCCGGGAGTTTGTGGACCATCTTCTTCTTACCCGCGGAATCGCGCCTCTAGAAACATGCGAGCTCTGGTTCGACGGTATCGCCGATGAATTCTCTGACGGCTACGTTATCCGTGTGAACCTCTGGTTCCGGCATGCTATTCGGTGCCAGGTTCGGGTGCTCCGGTTGCTTTTCACACAGCAAAGCCAACACTTTGATCTACATGTCCTGCATCTCATCTCCCAACACTTAATTGAGCTAGAGCTTGCGGGTGTTCAGGTGAAGGAAAGTTTCCTTAACTTATCAGGGTGTCCAGCACTGGAACAACTAGCGGCTGATGACTGTGACCTGTCTCTTGTCAAGAGGATCTTATCTAAGTCTCTGAAACGCCTTAGCATCACCGCTTGTGTATTCAGTGAAAGCTTTCGCACTCATATTCACACCCCCTCTCTGGTTTCGCTGCTGTTAGATGACAATTGGTATAACACTCCAGTGCTTGATAGCATGCCATCATTAGTGGATGCTTCTATCAGAGTTGTTGACAAGAGTGTGGACAGCTGTAAGGATTGTGACTCAGGGTATTGTAACAGCTGCAATGGCATCATAGATGGTAACAGGCACTGCATTCTTCTGGAAGGTTTATCAAAAGCCAAGAACTTGGCATTGGTAGCTGAATCCAAAACG CTTATTTTCAGAATGGATTTGAAACGGTGTCCTACCTTTAGCAAATTGAAGACATTGTTACTCAGTGATTATTGGTGTGTGGCTCTTGATTTGGATGCAATAACATGCATTCTCAAGAACTCACCACTTCTAGAGAAGCTTACTCTTGAACTTTGTTTGAAG GGATCTGATCATAAAATGGAAATGAAAGGAAACTACATTTCAGTACAGGAAACAACTGCGATATCTGAACACCTTAAGATAATAGTGGTGAAGTGTGATGTGGTTGATGAGAAAGTTTACAAAGTTTTGAAGCTCCTGTCTACATTCAACATTC GTTTCAGTTTCAGTTTCGAGTAG
- the LOC120665140 gene encoding F-box/LRR-repeat protein At3g59190-like isoform X1: protein MPPARRGKRGKKAPMESAESSIDDLPDGVLQHILGFLPAWDAVQTCVLARRWRDLWMFATGLRIIGNDDNNLEGLREFVDHLLLTRGIAPLETCELWFDGIADEFSDGYVIRVNLWFRHAIRCQVRVLRLLFTQQSQHFDLHVLHLISQHLIELELAGVQVKESFLNLSGCPALEQLAADDCDLSLVKRILSKSLKRLSITACVFSESFRTHIHTPSLVSLLLDDNWYNTPVLDSMPSLVDASIRVVDKSVDSCKDCDSGYCNSCNGIIDGNRHCILLEGLSKAKNLALVAESKTLIFRMDLKRCPTFSKLKTLLLSDYWCVALDLDAITCILKNSPLLEKLTLELCLKGSDHKMEMKGNYISVQETTAISEHLKIIVVKCDVVDEKVYKVLKLLSTFNIRKLTSSTISVFLKFSSAFISISGVGTSLRTAVVFSS, encoded by the exons ATGCCTCCGGCGAGAAGAGGGAAAAGGGGCAAGAAAGCGCCGATGGAGAGCGCAGAAAGCAGCATAGACGACTTGCCGGACGGCGTCCTCCAGCACATCCTGGGGTTCCTGCCGGCGTGGGATGCCGTGCAGACGTGCGTGCTCGCCCGGCGCTGGCGCGACCTCTGGATGTTCGCGACAGGCCTGCGCATCATCGGTAATGACGACAACAATCTAGAGGGGCTCCGGGAGTTTGTGGACCATCTTCTTCTTACCCGCGGAATCGCGCCTCTAGAAACATGCGAGCTCTGGTTCGACGGTATCGCCGATGAATTCTCTGACGGCTACGTTATCCGTGTGAACCTCTGGTTCCGGCATGCTATTCGGTGCCAGGTTCGGGTGCTCCGGTTGCTTTTCACACAGCAAAGCCAACACTTTGATCTACATGTCCTGCATCTCATCTCCCAACACTTAATTGAGCTAGAGCTTGCGGGTGTTCAGGTGAAGGAAAGTTTCCTTAACTTATCAGGGTGTCCAGCACTGGAACAACTAGCGGCTGATGACTGTGACCTGTCTCTTGTCAAGAGGATCTTATCTAAGTCTCTGAAACGCCTTAGCATCACCGCTTGTGTATTCAGTGAAAGCTTTCGCACTCATATTCACACCCCCTCTCTGGTTTCGCTGCTGTTAGATGACAATTGGTATAACACTCCAGTGCTTGATAGCATGCCATCATTAGTGGATGCTTCTATCAGAGTTGTTGACAAGAGTGTGGACAGCTGTAAGGATTGTGACTCAGGGTATTGTAACAGCTGCAATGGCATCATAGATGGTAACAGGCACTGCATTCTTCTGGAAGGTTTATCAAAAGCCAAGAACTTGGCATTGGTAGCTGAATCCAAAACG CTTATTTTCAGAATGGATTTGAAACGGTGTCCTACCTTTAGCAAATTGAAGACATTGTTACTCAGTGATTATTGGTGTGTGGCTCTTGATTTGGATGCAATAACATGCATTCTCAAGAACTCACCACTTCTAGAGAAGCTTACTCTTGAACTTTGTTTGAAG GGATCTGATCATAAAATGGAAATGAAAGGAAACTACATTTCAGTACAGGAAACAACTGCGATATCTGAACACCTTAAGATAATAGTGGTGAAGTGTGATGTGGTTGATGAGAAAGTTTACAAAGTTTTGAAGCTCCTGTCTACATTCAACATTCGTAAGCTAACTAGCAGCACTATCTCAGTATTTCTAAAGTTTTCCTCCGCGTTCATAAGCATCTCGGGAGTTGGGACAAGTTTAAGAACCGCTGTTGTATTTTCCTCTTGA
- the LOC120665137 gene encoding probable inactive receptor kinase At5g58300: MWHLRLIAILSAALFFTHIPCARGADLNSDKQALLAFAASLPHGRKLNWTSTTQLCTSWVGITCTPNGKRVCEVRLPAIGLFGPIPGGTLGKLDALEVLSLRSNRLTINLPPDIASIPSLHSLYLQHNNLSGIIPSTLSSSLTFLDLSYNSFNGEIPLKVQDISGLTALLLQNNSLSGPIPDLHLPKLRHLDLSNNNLSGPIPPSLQKFPASSFLGNAFLCGFPLEPCPGTAPSPISPSPQNGQRSIWKRLSRGVIIAIAAGVGAIVLLLIIILLVCIFKRKKDTEPGAGSSSSKGKASAGGRAEKSKAEYSSGIQEAERNKLFFFEGCSYNFDLEDLLRASAEVLGKGSYGTTYKAVLEDGTTVVVKRLKEVVAGKKEFEQQMELIGKVCQHQNTIPLRAYYYSKDEKLLVYDYVPLGSLCAALHGNKASGRNPLDWETRVKIALGTARGMAYLHDEGGGRFVHGNIKSSNILISQELSACVTEFGLAQLMAPSHVHPRLVGYRSPEVLETKKPTQKSDVYSFGVLLLEMLTGKAPLRSPGREDSIEHLPRWVQSVVREEWTSEVFDVDLLRHPNVEDEMVQMLQIAMACVAVAPEERPRMEEVVGRIEEIRNNYSETRTSPEDNPREGAF, translated from the exons ATGTGGCATCTGAGGCTTATAGCTATTCTTTCTGCTGCTCTTTTCTTTACGCACATTCCTTGTGCCAGAGGTGCTGACCTGAACTCCGATAAGCAGGCCCTTCTTGCGTTTGCTGCATCACTGCCTCATGGCCGAAAGCTCAACTGGACCTCCACAACCCAATTATGCACATCCTGGGTTGGAATTACTTGCACACCCAATGGTAAGCGTGTATGTGAAGTGCGACTACCTGCAATAGGGCTATTTGGTCCTATCCCTGGGGGCACACTTGGCAAGCTTGATGCACTAGAGGTGTTGAGCCTTAGGTCAAATCGTCTCACTATTAATCTCCCACCTGACATAGCATCCATTCCTTCTCTGCACTCCCTTTATCTTCAGCACAATAACTTGTCCGGAATTATACCAAGCACACTATCTTCCAGCCTAACATTCTTAGACCTGTCATATAATTCCTTCAATGGAGAAATCCCGTTGAAAGTGCAAGATATCAGTGGACTGACTGCATTGCTTCTCCAAAACAACTCTCTTTCTGGACCCATCCCTGACCTTCACCTCCCCAAATTGAGACATTTGGATTTGAGTAACAATAACCTCAGTGGACCTATACCACCTTCCCTGCAGAAGTTCCCAGCTAGTTCTTTCTTGGGAAATGCCTTTCTATGTGGATTTCCATTGGAACCATGTCCAGGAACCGCACCTTCTCCAATATCACCATCACCCCAAAATGGCCAAAGAAGCATATGGAAAAGGCTCAGCCGTGGTGTCATCATTGCAATAGCTGCTGGAGTAGGGGCCATAGTACTGCTTTTGATTATCATCCTCTTGGTATGCATcttcaaaagaaagaaagacacAGAACCTGGTGCGGGATCATCTTCATCCAAAGGAAAGGCTAGTGCTGGCGGAAGGGCAGAAAAATCCAAGGCAGAATACAGCAGCGGCATTCAAGAAGCAGAGAGGAATAaattgtttttctttgagggaTGTTCATATAATTTCGACTTGGAGGATTTGTTGAGGGCTTCGGCTGAAGTCCTTGGAAAAGGAAGTTATGGGACTACCTACAAAGCTGTTCTTGAGGATGGCACTACAGTAGTGGTTAAGAGACTGAAGGAAGTGGTGGCAGGAAAGAAGGAGTTCGAACAGCAGATGGAGCTAATTGGCAAAGTTTGCCAGCATCAGAACACCATCCCATTGCGTGCTTACTATTACTCTAAGGATGAGAAGCTCTTGGTGTATGATTATGTCCCATTGGGTAGCCTTTGTGCTGCTTTGCATG GGAATAAAGCTTCTGGAAGAAATCCACTTGACTGGGAGACGAGAGTGAAAATAGCTCTGGGCACCGCACGCGGGATGGCTTATCTTCACGACGAGGGTGGCGGGAGGTTCGTCCACGGGAACATCAAGTCAAGCAACATCCTCATCTCCCAGGAACTCAGCGCATGCGTCACCGAGTTCGGCCTCGCCCAGCTCATGGCCCCGTCCCACGTCCACCCGCGGCTCGTCGGGTACCGCTCACCTGAGGTCCTCGAGACCAAGAAGCCGACGCAGAAATCCGACGTCTACAGCTTCGGCGTCCTGCTCCTCGAGATGCTCACCGGTAAAGCCCCTCTGCGATCCCCCGGCCGCGAGGACTCCATCGAGCACCTCCCCCGGTGGGTGCAGTCCGTGGTGCGAGAGGAGTGGACGTCGGAGGTCTTCGACGTCGACTTGCTGAGGCACCCGAACGTCGAGGACGAGATGGTCCAGATGCTCCAGATCGCTATGGCATGCGTCGCCGTTGCCCCCGAGGAGCGGCCTCggatggaggaggtggtcgGGAGGATCGAGGAGATCCGGAACAACTACTCGGAGACGAGGACCTCCCCGGAGGACAACCCGAGGGAGGGAGCCTTCTGA
- the LOC120665138 gene encoding serine/threonine-protein kinase STN8, chloroplastic-like, protein MAASLLPPATLAKQYPTLLHPFAAKLHAQRLIFRCGATTDGTDYSWASFLDELKSSLQVGPTDTVGSDAGAGATPDDLVTSLPLDASAAPAVGDATNAAAGAANELLGVDASGAAASSDAGAGAIPDGLLSALHLDASNPAVRAAGGALSRLDALTAGLSDAQRWALLGFLGVTWLYLTARPGVLSGAVDAYVLAPLQLALDSALGRRSLKMSDFVVGERIGEGSFGVVFFGAVVPKNGAVVEERSGRARTSLQNDDRYKEKVILKKIKVGTVGAKECGDYEEWFNYRVARAAPETCADFLGSFVADKTKSEFVRGGKWLVWKFEGDRTLANYLNDRGFPSNLEQLMFGRALRGLGTLERDALVVKQVMRQLVTSLKRIHGTGIVHRDIKPSNLVVTRRGQVKLIDFGAATDLRIGKNYVPDRALLDPDYCPPELYVLPEETPEPPPEPIAAILSPILWQLNNPDLFDMYSAGIVLMQMAIPTLRTQSGLKNFNSELRSAGYDLNKWRQSTRRRPDLQILDLDAGRGWDLATKLISQRGANGGGRLSAAAALRHPYFLLGGDQAAAVLSKLSLSK, encoded by the exons atggccgcctcccTCCTGCCCCCGGCCACCCTCGCCAAGCAGtaccccaccctcctccacccgTTCGCCGCCAAGCTACACGCCCAGAGGCTGATCTTCAGGTGCGGCGCGACCACCGACGGCACGGACTACAGCTGGGCGTCCTTTCTGGACGAGCTCAAGAGCTCGCTGCAGGTGGGCCCGACCGACACGGTGGGCAGcgacgccggcgcgggcgccacGCCGGACGACCTCGTGACCTCGCTGCCACTggacgcctccgccgccccggccgtcgGAGACGCGAccaatgccgccgccggcgcggcgaacGAGCTCCTGGGCGTGGACgcgtccggcgcggcggccagcagcgacgcgggcgcgggcgccatcCCGGACGGGCTCCTGAGCGCGCTGCACCTGGACGCGTCCAACCcggcggtgcgcgcggcgggcggcgcgctgtCCCGCCTGGACGCGCTCACGGCGGGGCTGTCGGACGCGCAGCGGTGGGCGCTGCTGGGGTTCCTGGGCGTGACGTGGCTGTACCTGACGGCGCGGCCGGGGGTGCTGAGCGGCGCCGTGGACGCCTACGTGCTGGCGCCGCTGCAGCTGGCGCTGGACAGCGCGCTGGGCCGGCGGAGCCTCAAGATGAGCGACTTCGTGGTCGGCGAGCGCATCGGGGAGGGCTCGTTCGGGGTGGTGTTCTTCGGCGCCGTCGTGCCGAAGAACGGCGCCGTGGTGGAGGAGCGGTCGGGCAGGGCCAGGACGAGCCTCCAGAACGACGACAGGTACAAGGAGAAGGTCATCCTCAAGAAG ATCAAGGTGGGCACGGTGGGGGCCAAGGAGTGCGGCGACTACGAGGAGTGGTTCAACTACCGCGTGGCCAGGGCGGCGCCGGAGACGTGCGCCGACTTCCTCGGGAGCTTCGTCGCCGACAAGACCAAGTCGGAGTTCGTCAGGGGCGGCAAGTGGCTCGTCTGGAAGTTTGAG GGGGACCGGACGTTGGCGAACTACCTGAACGACCGTGGGTTCCCGTCCAACCTGGAGCAGCTCATGTTCGGGCGCGCGCTGCGTGGGCTGGGCACGCTGGAGCGCGATGCGCTGGTGGTGAAGCAGGTGATGCGGCAGCTGGTCACGTCGCTGAAGCGCATCCACGGCACGGGCATCGTGCACCGCGACATCAAGCCCTCCAATCTCGTCGTCACCCGGCGCGGGCAGGTGAAGCTCATCGACTTCGGCGCCGCCACCGACCTCCGCATCGGCAAGAACTACGTCCCCGACCGCGCCCTGCTCGACCCCGACTACTGCCCGCCCGAGCTCTACGTGCTCCCCGAGGAGACGCCCGAGCCCCCGCCGGAGCCCATCGCCGCCATCCTCTCCCCGATCCTCTGGCAG CTCAACAACCCGGACCTGTTCGACATGTACTCGGCGGGGATAGTGCTGATGCAGATGGCCATACCGACGCTGCGGACGCAGTCGGGGCTCAAGAACTTCAACAGCGAGCTCAGGTCCGCCGGCTACGACCTCAACAagtggcggcagagcacgcgccGGAGGCCCGACCTGCAGATCCTGGACCTAGACGCCGGCCGAGGCTGGGACCTCGCCACCAAGCTCATCTCGCAGAGGGGCGCCAACGGCGGGGGCaggctctccgccgccgcggcgctgagGCACCCATATTTTCTCCTGGGTGGAGATCAGGCCGCGGCCGTGCTGTCCAAGCTCTCGCTCAGCAAATAG
- the LOC120665141 gene encoding ubiquitin-conjugating enzyme E2 11-like has product MASKRILKELKDLQKDPPTSCSAGPAGEDMFHWQATIMGPPDSPYAGGVFLVNIHFPPDYPFKPPKVSFKTKVFHPNINSNGSICLDILKEQWSPALTISKVLLSICSLLTDPNPDDPLVPEIAHMYKTDRPKYESTARSWTQKYAMG; this is encoded by the exons ATGGCATCGAAGCGTATCCTGAAGGAGCTGAAGGACCTGCAGAAAGATCCCCCCACATCATGCAGTGCAG GCCCTGCTGGTGAGGACATGTTTCATTGGCAAGCAACAATTATGGGACCGCCAGACAGTCCCTATGCTGGTGGTGTGTTCTTAGTGAACATTCATTTCCCGCCAGACTACCCCTTCAAACCACCAAAG GTGTCATTCAAGACAAAGGTCTTCCATCCAAATATCAACAGCAATGGAAGTATATGCCTTGACATTCTTAAAGAGCAGTGGAGCCCTGCTTTGACAATTTCTAAG GTCTTGCTCTCCATCTGCTCCCTGCTGACTGACCCCAACCCGGATGACCCTCTTGTCCCCGAGATTGCCCACATGTACAAGACGGACCGGCCAAAGTACGAGTCGACAGCCCGCAGCTGGACACAGAAGTACGCGATGGGCTGA